The region ACCTTCGAGCGCGGCCCGGCGACGGTCGGCACGTTCGGGACGCGGCTGAGCAGGGACGCCGACGGCCTGCGGCTGGACGGCACGAAGTTCTACAGCACGGGCACCCTGTTCGCGGACCTGGTCTCCGTGGCCGCGCAGGGCGACGGGGGACCGGTCAGCGTCCTGGTCCCCACCGGCGCGCAGGGGGTGCGGCGGGTCGACGACTGGCGCGGCTTCGGCCAGCGCACCACCGGCAGCGGCACGACGGTCCTCGACGGGGTCAGGGTCGACGAGGACGACGTCGTCGAGCAGGACCCCGGCCGCCCGGGCCACGGCGGCGCGTTCGTCCAGCTCGTCCTGCTCGCCGCGCTCGCCGGCATCGGGCGGGCCGTCGTGGACGACGCCGTCCGCTACGTCCGCGGCCGGACCCGCACGTACTCCCACGCCAGCGGGCCGACCGCGCAGGCGGACCCGATCGTCCAGGAGGTCGTGGGGGAGCTGTCCGCGCGCTCCTTTGCCGCGGACGCCGCGCTCGCCGCGGCCGTCCGGGTGCTCGCCCGCTCCAGCCGGGCCCTTCTGGCCGGCGACCCCGACGCCGCCGGGCGGGTCGCCGACGCCGACGTCGCGACGGCCCGGGCGCAGCTCGTCGTCCTGCCCGCGGTGCTCCGGGCGGCCACCGACCTGTTCGAGGTGGGCGGCGCCAGCGCGGTGGACGCCGGGCTCGCGCTGGACCGGCACTGGCGCAACGCCCGCACCCTGGCCTCGCACAACCCCGCCCGGTACAAGGCGCGGGCCCTCGGCGACCGGCTGCTCACGGACGCGCCGGTCGTGTCCTGGTGGACCAGCGGAGAGGCGTGACCGGCATGGCCGAGAAGAAGACCCTCATCGTCAACCTGTTCGAGATGAGCACCGTCAGCCACATCAGCCACGGTCTGTGGACGCTGCCGGGCAACAACCGCCACCGCCTCCACGAGGCCGGCTACTGGACCGAGCTCGCGCAGCTGCTCGACGACGGCGGCTTCGACGGGGTGTTCCTCGCCGACGTGGTCGGCACCTACGACGTGTTCCGCGGCGGCCCGGAGACGGCGCTGCGCGAGGGGCTGCAGATCCCCTCCGGCGACCCGCTGCTCGTCATCCCGCTCATGGCGGCGGTCACCCGGCGGCTGGGCTTCGGCGTGACGTTCTCCACCAGCTACGAGCCGCCGTTCACCTTCGCCCGGCGGATGTCGACGCTGGACCACCTCACCGCGGGGC is a window of Aquipuribacter hungaricus DNA encoding:
- a CDS encoding acyl-CoA dehydrogenase family protein produces the protein MSALVDRFADVLDEVGEGAVERERERRLPYAEVGLLREAGFTTVTLPTAYGGAGADHEDLFELLAEVARRDPNLAQLFRSHFSFVDRTLHAPPSARRDARLRLVADGAVHGNATFERGPATVGTFGTRLSRDADGLRLDGTKFYSTGTLFADLVSVAAQGDGGPVSVLVPTGAQGVRRVDDWRGFGQRTTGSGTTVLDGVRVDEDDVVEQDPGRPGHGGAFVQLVLLAALAGIGRAVVDDAVRYVRGRTRTYSHASGPTAQADPIVQEVVGELSARSFAADAALAAAVRVLARSSRALLAGDPDAAGRVADADVATARAQLVVLPAVLRAATDLFEVGGASAVDAGLALDRHWRNARTLASHNPARYKARALGDRLLTDAPVVSWWTSGEA